The window GTGATATCAGCTCCATCAGCACGGCGTCCGGTGATCGCGACCACCATCGCGCTCGCCGTGCTGGTGGCGCTGCTGGCGCTGGGCTCGCTCGGCACTGGCCCTGTCAAGCTGTCGCCGGTCACCGTTCTTGACGCGCTGTTCGGCGGCGGCAGCGACGTGCAGCAGACCATCGTGCGCGAAATCCGTCTGCCGCGCGCGATCCTCGGCCTCGCGATCGGCGCCATTCTGGGACTGTCCGGCGCGGCGCTGCAGGGCCTGCTACGCAATCCCCTCGCCTCGCCGTCGCTGTTCGGCGCGCCGCAATCCGCGGCGTTCGGCGCGGTGCTGATCATCGCGCTCGGCTGGGCCGACGTCCGTTCATGGGCGCTGCCGGTCGCCGGCATCACCATGGCATTCACCTCGGTATTCGTGCTGCTGAGCATTGCCGGACGCAGCGCCGGGCTGCTGCTGCTGATCCTTGCCGGGCTTGCGATCTCCAGCCTTGCGGGGGCCGCGACCTCCCTGGTGATGAACCTGTCGGCCAATCCATTCGCCGCCCTCGAAATCGCGTTCTGGCTGCTGGGATCGCTGGAGGACCGCAGTTTTCGCCATGTCACGCTGGCGCTGCCGTTCATCACCGCCGGCGCGATATTGCTGATGAGTCAGCGCAGCGCCTTCCGCGCGCTGAGCCTCGGCGAGGAGACCGCACAGAGCCTCGGCGTCGATGTCAGCCGATTGAGATTGCTGGTGATTATCGGCGTCGCGCTTGGCGTCGGCGGCGCCGTCGCCGTCACCGGCACCATCGGTTTCATCGGTCTCGTTGCGCCGCATCTGATGCGGCCGTTGATCGGTCATGATCCCACGCGTCTATTGGTGCCAAGCGCACTGACCGGCTCCGCACTGCTGCTTGCCGCTGACATCGCGGTGCGTATCATTCCGTCGACCACCGACATCAAGGTCGGCGTGCTGACCTCGATCATCGGCGTGCCGTTCTTCCTCTATCTGATCGTGCGCGAACGCCGCGCACTGGGAGGAGGCATTGCATGAGCGATCAGGCGCTACTTACCGCGAACCATCTCGACGTAACGCTGTCCGGCCGTGCCGTACTGCAGGACGTATCGCTTTCACTTCAACGCCGGCATCTGGTCGCGCTGGTCGGGCCGAACGGCGCCGGCAAGACCACGCTGTTGCGCGCGCTGGCGGGATTGCAGCCATCGAGCGGCGCGGTC is drawn from Nitrobacteraceae bacterium AZCC 2146 and contains these coding sequences:
- a CDS encoding iron complex transport system permease protein (product_source=KO:K02015; cath_funfam=1.10.3470.10; cog=COG0609; ko=KO:K02015; pfam=PF01032; superfamily=81345; transmembrane_helix_parts=Inside_1_11,TMhelix_12_34,Outside_35_65,TMhelix_66_88,Inside_89_94,TMhelix_95_117,Outside_118_121,TMhelix_122_144,Inside_145_148,TMhelix_149_171,Outside_172_195,TMhelix_196_213,Inside_214_242,TMhelix_243_265,Outside_266_284,TMhelix_285_307,Inside_308_313,TMhelix_314_331,Outside_332_342); protein product: MVISAPSARRPVIATTIALAVLVALLALGSLGTGPVKLSPVTVLDALFGGGSDVQQTIVREIRLPRAILGLAIGAILGLSGAALQGLLRNPLASPSLFGAPQSAAFGAVLIIALGWADVRSWALPVAGITMAFTSVFVLLSIAGRSAGLLLLILAGLAISSLAGAATSLVMNLSANPFAALEIAFWLLGSLEDRSFRHVTLALPFITAGAILLMSQRSAFRALSLGEETAQSLGVDVSRLRLLVIIGVALGVGGAVAVTGTIGFIGLVAPHLMRPLIGHDPTRLLVPSALTGSALLLAADIAVRIIPSTTDIKVGVLTSIIGVPFFLYLIVRERRALGGGIA